In a single window of the Cupriavidus basilensis genome:
- a CDS encoding flavin reductase family protein has translation MSAEPYFYEPANGHGLPHDPFNAIVGPRPIGWISSRAGDGIVNLAPYSFFNAFNYTPPIVGFSSIGYKDSVRNIEQTREFCWNLATRPLADAMNASCAAVPPEVDEFELAGLTPVASRLVAVPRVAQSPVSFECKLTQLIQLEGVDGHKVPTWLVLGEVVGVHVDKALLKDGIYDTAAARPILRGGGPADYFEIGPEALFRMRRPR, from the coding sequence GTGTCCGCCGAACCCTATTTCTACGAGCCCGCCAACGGGCATGGCCTGCCGCATGATCCCTTCAACGCCATCGTCGGGCCGCGCCCGATCGGCTGGATTTCGTCGCGCGCTGGCGATGGGATTGTCAATCTCGCGCCCTATAGCTTCTTCAACGCCTTCAACTACACGCCGCCCATCGTGGGGTTTTCCAGCATTGGCTACAAGGACAGCGTGCGCAATATCGAGCAGACCCGCGAGTTCTGCTGGAACCTGGCCACGCGGCCGCTGGCCGATGCCATGAATGCAAGCTGTGCGGCCGTGCCGCCGGAGGTCGACGAGTTCGAGCTGGCAGGGCTTACGCCGGTAGCGTCGCGCCTGGTCGCGGTGCCGCGGGTGGCGCAAAGCCCGGTCTCGTTCGAATGCAAGCTCACCCAGCTGATCCAGCTCGAGGGCGTCGACGGCCATAAGGTGCCAACCTGGCTGGTGCTGGGCGAGGTGGTCGGCGTGCACGTGGACAAGGCGCTGTTGAAGGACGGCATCTATGACACTGCTGCGGCCCGGCCGATCCTGCGCGGCGGCGGGCCGGCCGACTACTTCGAGATCGGGCCCGAGGCGCTGTTCCGCATGCGGCGCCCGCGCTGA
- a CDS encoding efflux RND transporter permease subunit, producing MWIVRLALSRPYTFVVLALCLLLAAPLVLLRTPTDIFPAIDIPVVSVVWTYNGLSAEDMARRIVTGYERSLTNSVDDIEHIESQSLAGVAVIKIFFHPGADINRAIAETSSGAQSMLRNMPPGTTPPLILSYSASTVPILRLALASDQLPEQQLYDLGNNFIRTQLATVQGASVPLPYGGKVRQVMVDLDTRALQARGLAPLDVVNAINAQNLVLPGGTAKIGALEYRVDLNGSTATVAGLNDLPVKSGPGGTVYVRDVAQVRDGYAPQTNVVRRDGKRAALLEIEKSGNTSTLSIIAQVKAMLPRIMAGLPSSLRVQAVSDQSVFVTSAIHGVLHEALIAACLTAAMILLFLGSWRATLIIAISIPLSVLAALMALSALGETLNIMTLGGLALAVGVLVDDATVAIENITHHRELGKPLEHAILEGSAQIAVPTLVSTLSICIVFLPMFLLTGVARYLFVPMAEAVVFAMAASYFFSRTLIPTLAHYLLRGERNDEHNDQHNNAAQARDPGRLRRACARLQARFEHGFEGVRTRYAATLAAALRHPRRLAAAFLACCAASMALVPFLGQDFFPSVDSGEIRLHMRARTGTRIEETARIADAVENRIRAAIGPDQVAGIIDNIGLPVSGINLTYDSALPIGTADAEILVSLKPGHGATAGYIEQLGALLPKAFPGMSFSFLPADIVSQILNFGLPAPIDIQVVGNQLAANRAVAQKLVAQLRAVPGLADVHIQQPDDQPALTVNVDRTRALQAGLSQREVAQNLLISLSGSSQTSPNFWLNPRNGVSYPLMVSVPQSAMGSLQSLSNIPMGLGAATPGSSGGGGDLLGSLGNVERSSQQGVVSHYNVQPVIDIFGSVRGRDLGAVAGDIGRIVDAARKTLPPGSELVVRGQVQTMHASFAGLLGGLAIAVVLVYLLMVVNFQSWLDPLAIIGGLPGALAGMAWMLFVTRTTISVPALTGAIMCIGIATANSILVVSLARELRAAGVAPLEAALQAGIGRFRPVVMTALAMLIGMVPMALGAGDAGAQNAPLGRAVIGGLACGTVATLVLVPTLFALLHRWLAARAPAPSPVPDLHPALGLDQKGPA from the coding sequence ATGTGGATTGTCAGGCTCGCGCTGAGCCGCCCCTACACCTTCGTGGTGCTGGCGTTGTGCTTGCTGCTGGCCGCCCCGCTGGTGCTGCTGCGCACGCCAACCGACATTTTTCCGGCCATCGACATCCCGGTGGTCAGCGTGGTGTGGACCTACAACGGCCTGTCCGCCGAGGATATGGCGCGGCGCATCGTCACCGGCTACGAGCGCTCGCTGACCAACAGCGTGGACGATATCGAGCATATCGAGTCGCAGTCGCTCGCCGGCGTGGCGGTGATCAAGATCTTCTTCCACCCCGGCGCCGACATCAACCGCGCGATTGCAGAGACCTCGTCGGGCGCGCAATCGATGCTGCGCAACATGCCGCCGGGCACCACGCCGCCGCTGATCCTGAGTTACAGCGCCTCCACCGTGCCGATCCTGCGGCTGGCGCTGGCCAGCGACCAACTGCCGGAGCAGCAGCTTTACGATCTGGGCAATAATTTCATCCGCACGCAGCTGGCTACCGTGCAGGGCGCATCGGTGCCGCTGCCTTACGGCGGCAAGGTGCGCCAGGTGATGGTGGATCTCGATACGCGTGCGCTGCAGGCACGCGGCCTGGCGCCACTGGACGTGGTCAACGCCATCAATGCGCAAAACCTGGTGCTGCCCGGTGGCACCGCCAAGATCGGCGCGCTGGAATACCGGGTCGACCTGAACGGCAGCACGGCCACCGTGGCCGGCCTCAACGACCTGCCGGTCAAGAGCGGCCCCGGCGGCACGGTCTATGTGCGCGACGTGGCCCAGGTGCGCGACGGCTACGCGCCGCAGACCAACGTGGTGCGCCGCGACGGCAAGCGCGCCGCGCTGCTGGAGATCGAGAAGAGCGGCAACACCTCCACGCTGTCCATCATCGCCCAGGTCAAGGCCATGCTGCCGCGCATCATGGCCGGGCTGCCGTCTTCGCTGCGGGTGCAGGCGGTGTCGGACCAGTCGGTCTTTGTTACCTCCGCCATCCACGGCGTGCTGCACGAAGCGCTGATCGCCGCCTGCCTGACCGCCGCGATGATCTTGCTGTTCCTGGGCAGCTGGCGCGCCACGCTGATCATCGCGATCTCGATCCCGCTCTCGGTGCTGGCCGCGCTGATGGCGCTCAGCGCGCTCGGCGAGACGCTCAATATCATGACGCTAGGCGGGCTGGCGCTGGCGGTCGGCGTGCTGGTGGACGACGCCACCGTGGCCATCGAGAACATCACCCACCACCGCGAGCTGGGCAAGCCGCTGGAGCATGCGATCCTGGAAGGCTCGGCGCAGATCGCCGTGCCCACGCTGGTGTCCACGCTGTCGATCTGCATCGTGTTCCTGCCGATGTTCCTGCTCACCGGCGTGGCGCGCTACCTGTTCGTGCCGATGGCCGAGGCCGTGGTGTTCGCCATGGCGGCGTCCTACTTCTTCTCGCGCACGCTGATTCCCACGCTGGCGCATTACCTGCTGCGTGGCGAACGCAACGACGAACACAACGATCAGCACAACAATGCGGCGCAGGCGCGCGACCCAGGCCGCTTGCGTCGCGCCTGCGCACGGCTGCAGGCGCGCTTTGAACACGGGTTCGAAGGCGTGCGCACCCGCTACGCCGCGACCCTCGCTGCAGCACTGCGCCACCCCAGGCGGCTGGCCGCGGCCTTCCTGGCCTGCTGTGCCGCCTCGATGGCGCTGGTGCCCTTCCTGGGGCAGGACTTCTTCCCCAGCGTGGACAGTGGCGAGATCCGCCTGCACATGCGCGCGCGCACGGGGACCCGCATCGAGGAAACAGCGCGCATCGCCGATGCGGTGGAGAACCGCATTCGCGCGGCCATCGGCCCGGACCAGGTGGCCGGCATCATCGACAACATCGGCCTGCCTGTCAGCGGCATCAACCTGACCTATGACTCCGCGCTGCCGATCGGCACGGCCGACGCCGAGATCCTGGTGTCCCTGAAGCCAGGCCATGGCGCCACGGCAGGCTATATCGAGCAGCTGGGCGCCTTGCTGCCCAAGGCCTTCCCGGGCATGAGCTTCTCCTTCCTGCCGGCCGACATCGTCAGCCAGATCCTGAATTTCGGGCTGCCGGCGCCGATCGATATCCAGGTGGTGGGCAATCAGCTGGCAGCCAATCGCGCGGTGGCGCAAAAACTGGTTGCCCAGTTGCGCGCGGTGCCGGGGCTGGCCGATGTGCACATCCAGCAACCGGACGACCAGCCCGCGCTGACGGTGAATGTGGACCGCACCCGCGCGCTACAGGCCGGGCTGTCGCAGCGCGAGGTGGCGCAGAACCTGCTGATCTCACTCTCCGGCAGCAGCCAGACCTCACCCAACTTCTGGCTCAATCCGCGCAACGGCGTGAGCTATCCGCTGATGGTGTCGGTGCCGCAGTCCGCCATGGGCTCGCTGCAGTCGCTGTCCAACATTCCGATGGGACTTGGCGCCGCCACGCCCGGCTCCAGCGGCGGCGGCGGCGACCTGCTCGGCTCGCTCGGCAACGTGGAGCGCTCCAGCCAGCAAGGCGTGGTGTCGCACTACAACGTGCAGCCGGTGATCGACATCTTCGGCTCGGTGCGCGGGCGTGATCTTGGCGCGGTGGCGGGCGACATCGGCCGCATCGTCGATGCCGCGCGCAAGACGCTGCCGCCCGGCTCAGAGCTGGTGGTGCGTGGACAGGTGCAAACCATGCACGCCTCTTTCGCCGGGCTGCTTGGCGGCCTGGCGATTGCGGTGGTGCTGGTCTATCTGCTGATGGTGGTGAACTTCCAGTCCTGGCTCGACCCGCTGGCCATCATCGGCGGCCTGCCGGGCGCGCTGGCGGGCATGGCGTGGATGCTGTTTGTCACGCGCACCACCATCAGCGTGCCGGCGCTGACCGGCGCCATCATGTGCATCGGCATCGCCACCGCCAACAGCATCCTGGTGGTCAGCCTGGCGCGCGAGCTGCGCGCTGCGGGCGTGGCGCCCCTCGAGGCGGCGCTGCAGGCCGGTATCGGGCGCTTCCGTCCTGTGGTGATGACCGCACTGGCCATGCTGATCGGCATGGTCCCGATGGCGCTTGGCGCGGGCGATGCCGGCGCGCAGAACGCCCCGCTCGGCCGCGCCGTGATCGGCGGGCTAGCCTGCGGCACCGTCGCCACGCTGGTGCTGGTGCCCACCCTGTTTGCGCTGCTGCACCGGTGGCTTGCCGCTCGTGCGCCGGCCCCCAGCCCTGTCCCTGATTTGCATCCCGCTCTCGGTCTCGACCAGAAAGGCCCGGCATGA
- a CDS encoding efflux transporter outer membrane subunit, whose protein sequence is MQTPKRSHQTRVPAARPRRLAASLAALALATLLTGCATAPAYQPPTVDTPATYKEAGASAAHPGGPAGIAPDWWRVYADAPLNALEARIDVSSQTLRKAVALLEDARAQARAAHAAYFPTISAGLSTSRSHTSANVVGRSLAGKTEPDHLLGLTASWEPDLWGRIGNGVDAAEARAQASADDVAAVRLGLQAELAADYFGLRSADREIDLLRRTVDAYGTVLQLADNRYRGGIATEGDVAQAKAQLESTRAQLADLWLNRTQLEHAIATLIGEPVARFSLPPLADTSVLPTLPAMPAALPSQLLERRPDIAAAERRVAAANAQIGVARAAFFPSLLLAVGGGLESTSLASWLTAPSRFWAIGPALAATLFDGGRRQAVADSARAQFDASAADYRASVLRGFQEVEDNFAALHALQEEASSQQAATEASKRALALGLDRYRKGAVAYLDVSVLESTALASERAAELVHRRQLIASVMLVKALGGGWQPTAVAP, encoded by the coding sequence ATGCAGACTCCCAAGCGCTCTCATCAAACCCGCGTGCCTGCAGCCCGGCCACGCCGGCTGGCGGCGTCGCTCGCCGCCTTGGCGCTGGCAACGCTGCTCACAGGCTGCGCCACCGCGCCAGCCTACCAGCCACCCACTGTCGACACGCCCGCCACGTACAAGGAAGCCGGCGCCAGCGCCGCGCATCCGGGCGGTCCGGCGGGCATCGCGCCGGACTGGTGGCGCGTGTATGCCGACGCGCCGCTCAACGCGCTAGAAGCCCGCATCGACGTTTCCAGCCAGACGCTGCGCAAGGCCGTGGCCCTGCTGGAAGACGCCCGTGCCCAGGCCCGGGCCGCGCATGCGGCTTACTTTCCCACCATCAGCGCCGGGCTGAGCACCAGCCGCAGCCATACCTCGGCCAATGTGGTTGGCCGCTCGCTGGCCGGCAAGACCGAGCCCGACCACCTGCTGGGGCTCACCGCCTCCTGGGAACCCGACCTGTGGGGACGCATCGGCAATGGCGTGGATGCAGCCGAGGCGCGCGCCCAGGCCAGTGCGGACGACGTGGCGGCGGTGCGCCTCGGCCTGCAGGCCGAGCTGGCCGCCGACTACTTCGGCCTGCGTTCGGCCGACCGGGAGATCGACCTGCTCAGGCGCACCGTTGACGCCTACGGCACGGTCCTGCAACTGGCCGACAACCGCTACCGTGGCGGCATCGCCACCGAAGGCGACGTGGCACAAGCCAAGGCGCAGCTCGAAAGCACCAGGGCGCAGCTAGCCGACCTGTGGCTGAACCGCACGCAGCTGGAGCATGCCATCGCCACGCTCATCGGCGAGCCCGTGGCGCGCTTCTCGCTGCCGCCGCTGGCTGATACTTCCGTGCTGCCCACCCTGCCGGCCATGCCGGCCGCCTTGCCCTCGCAACTCCTGGAACGCCGCCCCGACATTGCCGCCGCCGAACGCCGCGTGGCAGCCGCCAATGCGCAGATCGGCGTAGCCCGCGCCGCGTTTTTCCCGAGCCTGCTGCTCGCCGTCGGCGGCGGCCTGGAGAGCACCAGCCTGGCCAGCTGGCTGACCGCGCCGAGCCGCTTCTGGGCGATCGGCCCGGCGCTGGCCGCCACGCTGTTCGACGGTGGCCGCCGCCAGGCGGTGGCCGACAGCGCGCGCGCCCAGTTCGACGCCAGTGCCGCCGACTATCGCGCAAGCGTGCTGCGCGGCTTCCAGGAGGTAGAAGACAACTTTGCCGCGCTGCATGCGCTGCAGGAAGAGGCCAGCAGCCAGCAAGCCGCCACCGAGGCATCCAAGCGCGCTCTGGCGCTGGGGCTGGACCGCTACCGCAAGGGCGCGGTGGCCTACCTGGATGTCAGCGTGCTGGAGAGCACCGCGCTTGCCAGTGAACGGGCCGCCGAACTGGTGCACCGACGCCAGTTGATCGCGAGCGTGATGCTGGTCAAGGCACTGGGCGGCGGCTGGCAACCGACTGCCGTGGCGCCATAG
- a CDS encoding TetR/AcrR family transcriptional regulator yields the protein MATPSARERILDTAARLFYQDGLRATGIDKIIAESGVAKMSLYRHFASKNELIAAFLDRRHASWMRWFEQDVEARFAASPGLEVIALALADWFSDEDFRGCAFINAVAEAGASGEGTQVAQSVAHKAELAAFIGSLVRRLGLPEPDAIAEEVMLCVEGMIVRYQMTADPGVVEAGRRLLRRLQQVR from the coding sequence ATGGCCACGCCTTCCGCCCGCGAGCGCATCCTGGATACCGCCGCCCGCCTGTTCTACCAGGACGGGCTGCGCGCGACCGGCATCGACAAGATCATTGCCGAGTCCGGCGTGGCCAAGATGTCGCTGTACCGGCATTTCGCCTCAAAGAACGAGTTGATCGCGGCCTTCCTCGACCGGCGCCACGCGAGCTGGATGCGGTGGTTCGAGCAGGACGTGGAAGCGCGCTTTGCCGCCAGCCCCGGCCTGGAGGTCATCGCGCTCGCGCTGGCCGACTGGTTCTCCGACGAGGATTTTCGCGGTTGCGCGTTTATCAATGCGGTGGCGGAGGCGGGCGCCTCCGGCGAGGGCACTCAGGTGGCGCAATCCGTGGCGCACAAGGCGGAGCTGGCGGCCTTTATCGGTTCGCTGGTCAGGCGCCTTGGTCTGCCGGAGCCCGATGCCATTGCCGAAGAAGTGATGCTTTGCGTGGAGGGCATGATCGTGCGGTACCAGATGACGGCTGATCCGGGCGTGGTCGAGGCAGGACGGCGGTTGCTGCGCCGGTTGCAGCAAGTGCGTTGA
- a CDS encoding DUF1348 family protein encodes MSSNPEIRPPVPPFTRETAIQKVRGAEDGWNSRDPERVALAYTVDSAWRNRAEFVNGREAIVGFLARKWQKELDYRLIKELWAFDGNRIAVRFAYEWHDDSGNWYRSYGNENWEFNEAGLMQRRFACINDAPIKASERKFFWPLGRRPDDHPSLSDLGL; translated from the coding sequence ATGTCGTCCAACCCCGAAATCCGTCCGCCCGTGCCCCCGTTCACCCGTGAAACCGCCATCCAGAAAGTACGCGGTGCCGAAGACGGCTGGAATAGCCGCGACCCCGAGCGTGTGGCGCTCGCCTACACCGTCGACAGCGCGTGGCGCAACCGCGCGGAGTTCGTGAACGGGCGCGAGGCCATCGTCGGCTTCCTGGCGCGAAAGTGGCAGAAGGAGCTGGACTACCGCCTGATCAAGGAACTGTGGGCTTTCGACGGCAACCGCATCGCGGTACGTTTCGCGTACGAGTGGCATGACGATTCGGGCAACTGGTATCGCTCCTACGGCAACGAGAACTGGGAGTTCAACGAAGCTGGCCTGATGCAGCGGCGCTTTGCGTGCATCAACGATGCGCCGATCAAGGCGTCCGAGCGCAAGTTCTTCTGGCCCCTGGGGCGCCGGCCGGACGACCATCCCAGCCTGAGCGATCTCGGCCTTTAA
- a CDS encoding DUF4148 domain-containing protein: protein MKAIVRTLLLSCALAAPALSFAQSEQAPLTRAEVRADLIRLEQAGYQPGHGDDATYPQDIQAAEAKVAAQDAAAAKGAAASMPPQAQASLQPRIDAVRSAFYYGA, encoded by the coding sequence ATGAAAGCAATCGTTCGCACACTCTTGTTGTCCTGCGCCCTGGCAGCGCCGGCTCTGTCCTTCGCCCAAAGCGAGCAGGCGCCACTCACCCGTGCCGAAGTCCGCGCCGACCTGATCCGGCTGGAGCAAGCCGGCTACCAGCCGGGCCACGGCGACGACGCGACCTATCCCCAGGACATTCAAGCGGCCGAAGCCAAGGTGGCCGCGCAAGATGCCGCCGCAGCCAAGGGGGCCGCGGCAAGCATGCCCCCGCAAGCTCAGGCCAGCCTCCAACCGCGGATCGACGCCGTGCGCAGCGCCTTCTACTACGGCGCATGA
- a CDS encoding efflux RND transporter periplasmic adaptor subunit: MSPSGDVTAAPRVAPARTRRLRASLLGLLVLAVLGGALAAGILPRLHAHATLAARTAEALATTVATVRPASAPALQELTLPGDVRAFQDAPVYARVNGYLRRWYADIGTPVKQGQLLAEIDAPEVSDQLRQAHADEAIAAANYALAKRTAERWQDLLTSRSVAQQDTDQKVADMQAKAATLASARSNTARLAQLASYTQIRAPFDGVVTARNVDTGALIDAGSAGGPGRELFHLSAGTRLRVYVQVPQDASGMVGPQMQAWLTLPQFPGQRFAATVARNAGAIDNVTRSLRVELDVDNAGGRILPGAYAEVHLSAPQARAGLTLPANTLMFRPQGTCVAVVGANGMLAIRLVTLGRDFGSHVEITEGLQGGEQVVVNPGDGLLAGDRVQVAADAVDTPATPATQPATTASQAK, from the coding sequence ATGTCCCCATCCGGCGACGTCACCGCCGCCCCGCGCGTGGCACCCGCGCGCACGCGCCGCCTGCGAGCCAGCTTGCTGGGCTTGCTGGTATTGGCAGTGCTTGGCGGCGCGCTGGCCGCCGGCATCCTGCCCAGGCTGCATGCCCATGCCACGCTGGCCGCGCGCACCGCCGAAGCCCTGGCCACCACCGTCGCGACGGTGCGCCCTGCCAGCGCGCCAGCGCTGCAAGAACTGACCTTGCCGGGCGACGTGCGCGCCTTCCAGGACGCACCGGTCTATGCGCGCGTCAACGGCTACCTGCGCCGTTGGTACGCCGACATCGGCACCCCGGTCAAGCAAGGCCAGTTGCTGGCAGAGATCGATGCGCCCGAGGTCAGCGACCAGCTGCGGCAAGCGCACGCCGACGAAGCCATCGCCGCGGCCAACTACGCGCTGGCCAAGCGCACCGCCGAGCGCTGGCAAGACCTGCTCACATCCCGCTCGGTGGCGCAGCAGGACACCGACCAGAAGGTGGCCGACATGCAGGCCAAGGCCGCCACGCTGGCCTCCGCCCGCTCCAACACGGCACGGCTGGCGCAACTCGCCTCCTACACGCAGATCCGCGCGCCCTTCGACGGCGTGGTGACCGCGCGCAACGTGGATACCGGCGCGCTGATCGATGCCGGCAGCGCCGGCGGACCCGGCCGGGAGTTGTTCCATCTCTCCGCCGGCACGCGGCTGCGTGTGTATGTGCAGGTGCCGCAGGATGCAAGCGGCATGGTTGGCCCGCAGATGCAGGCATGGCTGACACTGCCGCAGTTCCCCGGCCAGCGCTTTGCCGCTACCGTGGCGCGCAATGCCGGCGCCATCGACAACGTCACGCGCAGCCTGCGCGTGGAGCTGGACGTGGACAATGCGGGGGGACGGATCCTGCCGGGCGCCTACGCCGAGGTCCACCTCAGCGCGCCGCAAGCAAGGGCCGGCCTGACCCTGCCAGCCAACACGTTGATGTTCCGCCCGCAAGGCACCTGCGTGGCTGTGGTGGGCGCGAACGGCATGCTGGCGATCCGGCTGGTGACGCTGGGCCGGGACTTTGGCTCGCATGTGGAGATCACGGAGGGCTTGCAGGGCGGCGAGCAGGTGGTGGTTAATCCCGGAGACGGCCTGCTGGCGGGCGATCGGGTCCAGGTGGCGGCGGATGCGGTGGATACGCCGGCCACGCCGGCCACCCAGCCGGCAACCACGGCCAGCCAGGCTAAGTAG
- a CDS encoding tetratricopeptide repeat protein — MTKPSTDPSAPEAALAVELTIALEAGLTAAITYLNQGNIDAAASYAAALIGRYPAHPAVCQLSAQIALQRGEATLARRHIAQGLSLRPDHLPSLLIAGRAALADGAPAEALPPLLRACALSGNALEPTYLACIARLQSGAADAVAELGLLIQRAPGFAPAWIELAEAMRKGGELQAALAALDRALALDGNIARARFQRGKVLHALGRKAEAAGAFASAVALEPRSREACLNLAIAQQELGELAAAQATLEALVGAHPQDYDGWIQLGLVRQDQRDLRGAQAALRSALACQPDAAPAAVNLGIVLQEDGQPDAALAAYAHAYRVAPETFGRIAQALCSGPHGRLWADLGALRALLASLGYLANPGSTQD; from the coding sequence ATGACCAAGCCGAGTACGGACCCGAGCGCGCCCGAAGCCGCGCTGGCAGTTGAGTTGACCATTGCGCTGGAGGCAGGGCTGACGGCGGCCATCACGTATCTGAACCAGGGCAACATCGATGCCGCTGCCAGCTATGCGGCCGCGCTCATCGGCCGCTACCCGGCGCATCCCGCCGTGTGCCAGCTAAGCGCGCAGATTGCCTTGCAGCGTGGCGAGGCCACGCTGGCGCGGCGGCACATCGCGCAGGGACTCTCGCTGCGGCCGGATCACCTGCCCTCGCTATTGATCGCCGGCCGGGCGGCGCTGGCCGATGGCGCGCCGGCAGAGGCGCTGCCGCCCCTGCTGCGCGCCTGCGCACTCAGCGGCAATGCCCTGGAGCCGACCTATCTCGCCTGCATCGCCCGGTTGCAGAGCGGAGCGGCGGACGCCGTGGCGGAACTGGGCCTGCTGATCCAGCGGGCGCCGGGTTTTGCGCCGGCGTGGATTGAACTGGCGGAGGCAATGCGCAAAGGCGGCGAGCTGCAAGCCGCGCTGGCGGCGCTAGACCGCGCCCTGGCGCTGGACGGCAATATCGCGCGCGCGCGGTTCCAGCGGGGCAAAGTGCTGCATGCGCTCGGGCGCAAGGCCGAGGCCGCCGGCGCCTTTGCCAGTGCCGTGGCGCTGGAGCCGCGCAGCCGGGAGGCGTGCCTGAACCTGGCCATCGCGCAGCAGGAGCTCGGCGAGCTGGCCGCCGCGCAAGCCACGCTGGAAGCCCTCGTCGGCGCGCATCCGCAGGACTACGACGGCTGGATCCAGCTTGGGCTGGTGCGGCAGGACCAGCGTGACCTGCGCGGTGCGCAGGCCGCCTTGCGCAGCGCCCTGGCCTGCCAGCCGGACGCTGCGCCGGCGGCGGTCAACCTTGGCATCGTGCTGCAGGAAGACGGCCAGCCGGATGCGGCCCTGGCCGCCTATGCCCACGCTTACCGCGTTGCCCCGGAGACCTTCGGCCGGATCGCGCAGGCGCTGTGCTCGGGACCGCACGGCCGGCTATGGGCCGACCTGGGCGCCTTGCGTGCCTTGCTGGCCAGCCTCGGCTACCTGGCCAACCCGGGCAGCACTCAGGACTGA
- a CDS encoding NCS2 family permease, giving the protein MLEQPFPGRATAPGTDAIEAKAIDAIASVEAKGFLDRYFQISERGSTGRREALAGATTFMAMVYSVFVVPGMLGKAGFDGSAVFVATCLTAAFGSLLMGVWAKLPIAIGCAISLTAFTAFGLVLGQGLSPAVALGAIFLMGVVFTAISVTGVRSWILRNLPAGVAHGTGIGIGLFLLLIASNDVGLVIKNPGAGLPVTLGKITAFPVVMSILGLAAIFGLERRRVPGGILLVIVAISALGLAFDPAVKFTGVFALPALSAPGHASLIGAMDIKGALSLTVLPSVLALVMTAVFDATGTIRAVAGQAGQLDAKGQIPNGGRALTTDSLSSIFSAFFGGAPAAAYIESSVGVAAGAKTGLAAVVVGLLFLAVIFFSPLAGLVPSYATAPALMYVGLLMLSSVSKLHMDDMVDAMAGLVCAVFIVLTCNIVTGIMLGFCTLVIGRIVAGEYRKLNVGTVGIALALAVFYGGGWAI; this is encoded by the coding sequence ATGCTTGAACAGCCGTTCCCCGGCCGTGCCACCGCCCCTGGCACCGACGCGATCGAGGCCAAGGCCATCGACGCCATCGCATCCGTGGAAGCCAAGGGCTTCCTCGACCGCTACTTCCAGATCAGCGAGCGCGGCAGCACCGGGCGCCGCGAGGCATTGGCCGGCGCCACCACCTTCATGGCCATGGTGTACTCCGTGTTCGTCGTGCCGGGCATGCTCGGCAAGGCGGGCTTCGATGGCAGCGCCGTGTTCGTCGCCACCTGCCTGACCGCGGCGTTCGGCTCCTTGTTGATGGGCGTGTGGGCCAAGCTGCCCATCGCCATCGGCTGTGCGATCTCGCTGACCGCTTTCACCGCGTTCGGGCTGGTGCTTGGGCAGGGGCTCTCCCCGGCCGTTGCGCTTGGCGCGATCTTCCTGATGGGCGTGGTCTTCACCGCCATTTCCGTGACCGGCGTGCGCTCCTGGATCCTGCGCAACCTGCCGGCCGGCGTGGCGCACGGCACGGGCATCGGCATTGGCTTGTTCCTGCTGCTGATCGCATCCAACGACGTGGGGCTGGTGATCAAGAACCCCGGCGCCGGCCTGCCGGTCACACTGGGCAAGATCACCGCCTTCCCGGTCGTCATGTCGATTCTCGGCCTGGCCGCCATCTTCGGGCTGGAACGGCGCCGGGTGCCGGGCGGCATCTTGCTGGTGATCGTCGCCATCTCCGCGCTGGGCCTGGCCTTTGATCCTGCCGTCAAGTTCACGGGCGTGTTCGCGCTGCCCGCGCTGAGCGCGCCGGGCCATGCCTCGCTGATCGGTGCGATGGACATCAAGGGGGCGCTGTCGCTGACGGTGCTGCCTAGCGTGCTGGCACTGGTGATGACGGCCGTGTTCGACGCCACCGGCACCATCCGCGCCGTTGCGGGCCAGGCGGGCCAGCTCGACGCGAAGGGCCAGATCCCCAACGGCGGCCGAGCCCTGACCACGGACTCGCTCAGCTCAATCTTCTCGGCCTTCTTCGGTGGCGCGCCCGCTGCGGCCTACATCGAATCGAGCGTTGGCGTGGCCGCCGGCGCAAAGACCGGCCTGGCCGCGGTGGTGGTCGGCCTGCTCTTCCTGGCAGTGATCTTCTTCTCGCCGCTGGCCGGGCTGGTGCCTTCGTACGCGACGGCACCTGCCCTGATGTATGTGGGCCTGTTGATGCTCAGCAGCGTCAGCAAGCTGCATATGGACGATATGGTCGACGCCATGGCCGGCCTGGTCTGCGCGGTCTTTATCGTGCTGACCTGCAATATCGTCACGGGCATCATGCTGGGCTTCTGCACCCTGGTGATCGGCCGCATCGTGGCCGGTGAATACCGCAAGCTGAACGTGGGCACCGTGGGCATCGCGCTGGCGCTGGCCGTGTTCTACGGCGGCGGCTGGGCAATCTGA